CATAATTGATAATGACGGACAGCTTGTTCTTTTCCATATGAATTAATAAACGAATGTAACGTTTTGTCATTTGAATATTGTAGGAGCCCCGTATTTGCACTAGTACTTCCCTGTACTACTTTTTTTCGTTTATCTAGTAAAATGACTTTAGCCCCTGTTTGGCTTAAGAAATATGCACATAAACTTCCTGATTCACCGCCTCCAACTATTACAAAATCACAATCTAAATCTTCATCGAGTGGCTTTATATTTTCTAGTTCGGGATGTGAATCAGTGTAAGTCGTTGGCCAATACAAGACCCCGCTAATACTTTTCACGTCTTCTATTCTCCTTTCTTCAGATCCTATTTAAGGTAGTTTTTGTCAGTTGAATAAAAAAAATCCCACTTTTTTAAAAGTGAGATTTTTTAACATCATATAAATAATGTTCGATAGGAATGGATTTATAGAAATTTACTGAAATTATGATCTTTCAGCTAACCATTTACCAATTGTAGGATATGTCGTTTTTAATGAAACAGGTCCAAACATGATTGATACATGGCCAGATGGAATCGAAACATACTGCTTATCTACGCTAGAAATATGCTCATTTAATGCTTCAACTTGGCAAGGCATCGCAATATGGTCTTTCGTAGCAGAAATATTTAAAACATTAGCTTTAATGTTAGATACATCTACTTTTCTTCCTCTAATTTCTAAGTCACCGCTTAATAATTTATTTTGTTGGTAAAATTCTCTGATCCATTGGCGATATGCTTCACCTGGGAATGGAATACCATCTGTAACCCATTTTTGCATTAACTGCCATGATTTAATAAATTTTGTATTATCAGAGCGATCTAATAAAGTTACGTAAGGTCCAACAAAATTAGTAACTGGTTTTAACATTTTGTTACCAAAATCGATCATTTCAGGAGGAATATTCCCTAATGTATCAACAGCTTTATCAAGTGCAAAGTATTTTTCATTTAAAAATGCACCATATAAACCTGTATCTGAAAAATCAAATGGACTAGTTACAAAAATTAAGTTTTTAATTGGTGCATTTTCATAAAGTGATGCGTAAATACTTGTTAAAGTACCACCCATACAATATCCTAACATTGATAATTCTTTTGCACCTGAAAAACGAAGAACCTTATTTACCGCTTTTGCAATATAGTCGTGAATAATATCGTCAAATTTTAAATGACGATCTTCATGACCAAAAGTTCCCCAATCTAATAAATAAACATCAAATCCTTCATTAACAAGATACTCAACAAAAGAGTTCCCCTTTGTTAAATCAAGAATATACGGTTTATTAATTAGAGCGTAGATAAGAAGAATTGGAGTCTTTTTTACCTTTTTTGTTGTTGGAATATAATGATATAATTTACTTTTATTTTTCGTCCAAATCACTTCTTTAGGAGATTGACCTACTAAAGGTTCTCCCTCTTTTATAAGAATATCTGCCGTTTTCTTCAATCTTTTGTATGATTCTTTTAATCCGCTCGGAAGCGATTCCGTAGCTTCTTCTAACATTTGTGAATTAAACACACATTTCCCCCCTTTTGATCTTAAAAAAGGTAATCTATAAGTAAGACTTAAACGTAAAGTCCGCCATTTACATTAATCTGTTGACCAGTAATGTACTCTCCACCTTCACATAAGTAAATAACAGCTTTAGCAATCTCTTCTACAGTACCAAATCTTCTTTTTGGTATTCTTGATTTAATTTGCTCTTTTACATTTTCTGGAATTTCGTTCACCATGTCAGTTTCAATAAATCCTGGACATACAGAATTTACTGTAACGTTTGATTTTGCTAATTCAAGTGCTAATGATTTAGTAAATCCAATCATACCAGCTTTTGCAGCAGAATAGTTTGTTTGGCCAAATCCGCCTGCCTGACCAATAACTGATGAAATATTAACGATACGAGCGTTATCAGATTCAAGTAAGTATGGTAAAGCAGAATTACATGTGTTATAAACACTGCTTAAATTTACATCAATAACCTCATGCCAATCTTCTGCACTTAGTTTTTTGAAACTACGGTCTCTAGTAATACCAGCATTATTAACAATAATGTCTAATCGGCCAAAATGCTCAACCGTACGATCAATTAATGCTTTCGCTTGATCTAATTCAGCAACATTAGCTTGCACTGCTAACGCTTCATAACCATTTTCAAAAAGTTCATCTACCACTGCTTTTGCGTGAGCTTCACTATTATTATAATTGATTACAACTTTTGCGCCTTTTTCTGCTAAAGCAAGTGCTATACCTTTTCCAATCCCTTTTGCTCCACCTGTTACGATCGCTACACGATTTACTAAATCCATTATCATTTCTCCTTTTTTAACTAATTATTGGTTTGTTGGTTGTTTAGTTGTTAATTGT
This genomic interval from Gottfriedia acidiceleris contains the following:
- the phaC gene encoding class III poly(R)-hydroxyalkanoic acid synthase subunit PhaC; this encodes MLEEATESLPSGLKESYKRLKKTADILIKEGEPLVGQSPKEVIWTKNKSKLYHYIPTTKKVKKTPILLIYALINKPYILDLTKGNSFVEYLVNEGFDVYLLDWGTFGHEDRHLKFDDIIHDYIAKAVNKVLRFSGAKELSMLGYCMGGTLTSIYASLYENAPIKNLIFVTSPFDFSDTGLYGAFLNEKYFALDKAVDTLGNIPPEMIDFGNKMLKPVTNFVGPYVTLLDRSDNTKFIKSWQLMQKWVTDGIPFPGEAYRQWIREFYQQNKLLSGDLEIRGRKVDVSNIKANVLNISATKDHIAMPCQVEALNEHISSVDKQYVSIPSGHVSIMFGPVSLKTTYPTIGKWLAERS
- a CDS encoding 3-oxoacyl-ACP reductase, which produces MMDLVNRVAIVTGGAKGIGKGIALALAEKGAKVVINYNNSEAHAKAVVDELFENGYEALAVQANVAELDQAKALIDRTVEHFGRLDIIVNNAGITRDRSFKKLSAEDWHEVIDVNLSSVYNTCNSALPYLLESDNARIVNISSVIGQAGGFGQTNYSAAKAGMIGFTKSLALELAKSNVTVNSVCPGFIETDMVNEIPENVKEQIKSRIPKRRFGTVEEIAKAVIYLCEGGEYITGQQINVNGGLYV